From the genome of Yersinia enterocolitica, one region includes:
- a CDS encoding filamentous hemagglutinin N-terminal domain-containing protein, whose protein sequence is MKQNKFKLSPAGKLAAAVAIISVSVATCYAAGIVGAGDPAHNPAINTVNGVPVIDIVKPSASGLSHNQYNEFNVNKAGAVLNNSLSTGQSQLVGQLSANQNLNGQAASIILNEVISRNPSLLLGKQEVFGMAADYILANPNGITCNSCGFINTNRNSLVVGNPLVDQGNLQGFDTRNNTNLLNITGYISTVGPIDLIAPRINMLGDVDSRESINIILGKNKVSVDGEILESQKYVDSAYDSKIFGGMQANRIRIVNTAEGNGVNMSSGYSARDSIEILTPGRLNLDVDSDPNLNYNPTPANLSGKDITVSAGDIFTSGDIIESSSGGSTTQTLKRTKIKGANISIIAKKKNHLSAAIIDGKNITIQGGDIKLDTEKLTNTQANGYSEKGGWGLHNWSKSEDNKNQQQTVIGTTIIAENNIFLKSTKGDIKLSSSSVRAGDNLSVKAEKDLQLKGQIEQSSKHEKGHNYVQMREDKSWDNKENTQTLNKTMLQADGNLGLTAEGKITGNGVKASAGGDLLINANEVKIDVEKTKNQKTTNGKNEQNLGLGGIDHNNNNKNAETNHRSEIIADGTILVIGNKGVSITGSQVKGTKDGYIQADQGGIKIDNAISTTTTKIDERTGVAFNITGSSHKANNSDEKVIGSELASDANLKIISKDNVDVIGSMVASAGELGIETLGEVNVKAAQAQQKIDEQKSKLTISGFTSDDGNNQYQAGLKLNHSSESEKTDSIKNHAASLQGGTVKLDAQKDITFIGSNITATKGDAEIKGENVSFVATQDTLSSNKTKETVGVDFHYTGGMDKAGSGVNVGYEDTQTSTDKSTSVVSGSQVAGNLNITATQDVTNQGTDHNVGGAYQAQGNNIHNLAAENSEKTHTKTTKVDVGYEANIAYGEVTRPVEKVIADGQKLDIGGMVEAVGEVGAPNAGIDLAAKGGTKETHLNSNQSVVTSIKGGNIALNANGEVKDQGTKYQADKGAITLDASRHTFEATVNRVDQHVTETFGEADIRVYTSTGKDITLDGKGKGGSTDQHIKGEIAQVGSMNAANGVNINVKQDASYQGTNINAGSGKTTVSAGGNIVFDQVTNHTSENHNNVEANAKANLGTNVGSKNFGAGLGGGNSKGQSSTSVAQVSHLQGQQGIELNAGKDLTLTGTSFDSKEQATGDILLAAGGKVDILAAQSQGSKQDMTWSASANAGMSTSSGTDKNGKGIKAGAEVNVANKDESATKHQGSVINSNGAVNIKAGGHDNQAIHMQNANITSQQTTLTADNGGIMLESAQDQEHKNNWNFTAGANGNQNSSFNKDDKGVVDKQSSEKLHNISAKLDVGVEKLNAVMQQNTHINSNNIALNSAKDTALAGAMLKANDITGTIGGNLKVQSREDVRQEVNVNTGLSFNHSNEKQDSMINQVADATPIGSDKVKKTLTTKSNKLFDKVKKQYDQVSSYFGSKEEDNVQPLSYTKKGSNETLTESKEEAETEDKWWQKGAKAAGKKIKSNVQDEQVKGGSGKAKVEVEVVENKAVEEQSAISGTQSVNLNVAGKTELIGGKITNRDSDVNLQTNGLELQDINGKHTQGGARVNASSKVTEIIGGGVSEMMEGKTPLLGAHGGSEQKNAVAGVTRG, encoded by the coding sequence ATGAAACAAAATAAGTTCAAGCTCTCCCCGGCAGGAAAGCTGGCGGCAGCCGTTGCTATTATTTCAGTATCAGTGGCCACCTGTTATGCTGCTGGGATTGTCGGTGCCGGTGATCCTGCCCACAATCCAGCAATTAATACGGTAAATGGCGTCCCAGTCATCGATATCGTAAAACCCTCAGCATCGGGGTTATCACATAACCAATATAATGAATTTAACGTTAACAAAGCGGGAGCCGTGCTTAATAACTCTCTCAGTACCGGTCAATCACAACTTGTCGGGCAATTATCTGCCAACCAGAACTTAAATGGTCAAGCAGCCAGTATTATTTTGAATGAGGTTATCAGCCGTAACCCTTCATTATTATTAGGTAAGCAGGAAGTCTTTGGCATGGCAGCTGACTATATTCTGGCTAACCCTAATGGAATTACCTGTAATAGCTGTGGTTTTATTAATACCAATCGAAACTCACTGGTAGTCGGTAATCCGCTAGTAGATCAAGGTAATTTACAAGGCTTTGATACTCGCAATAACACCAATTTATTAAATATAACAGGTTATATATCAACAGTTGGGCCAATAGACTTAATTGCGCCACGTATTAATATGCTGGGAGATGTAGACTCCAGAGAGAGCATTAACATCATCCTCGGGAAAAATAAAGTTAGCGTTGACGGGGAGATATTAGAATCACAAAAATATGTGGATTCAGCATACGACAGTAAAATATTTGGTGGTATGCAGGCCAATAGAATTCGTATTGTTAACACCGCAGAAGGTAATGGGGTAAATATGTCAAGTGGGTATTCTGCCCGTGACTCGATAGAAATTTTAACACCGGGAAGATTGAATCTTGATGTTGATTCCGATCCAAATTTGAATTATAACCCGACCCCCGCCAACTTAAGCGGTAAAGATATCACAGTCAGCGCCGGTGATATCTTTACTTCAGGCGATATTATTGAATCATCTTCTGGCGGTTCGACAACACAGACACTCAAACGCACCAAAATTAAAGGCGCAAATATTTCAATTATTGCCAAGAAAAAAAATCATCTTAGTGCCGCCATCATTGATGGTAAAAACATCACTATTCAAGGTGGGGATATTAAACTGGATACAGAGAAACTCACTAATACACAGGCCAATGGCTATTCAGAAAAGGGTGGGTGGGGGCTACATAACTGGAGCAAATCTGAAGATAATAAAAACCAACAACAAACAGTTATTGGAACCACTATTATTGCGGAGAATAACATCTTTCTTAAATCAACCAAAGGGGATATAAAATTATCAAGCTCTTCTGTAAGGGCAGGCGATAATCTTTCAGTCAAAGCGGAAAAAGATTTACAACTCAAAGGCCAGATTGAACAAAGCTCAAAGCATGAAAAAGGCCATAACTATGTGCAAATGAGAGAGGATAAATCTTGGGACAATAAAGAAAACACTCAAACACTCAATAAAACCATGCTACAAGCCGATGGGAATTTGGGTTTAACGGCAGAAGGAAAAATTACCGGCAATGGTGTTAAGGCATCAGCTGGCGGCGATTTATTAATCAATGCCAATGAAGTCAAGATTGATGTGGAAAAGACCAAAAATCAGAAAACAACAAATGGTAAAAATGAACAAAATTTAGGGCTAGGGGGTATCGATCATAATAACAACAATAAGAATGCAGAAACCAATCACCGTTCTGAAATAATCGCTGATGGAACAATTCTAGTTATAGGTAATAAAGGTGTTTCCATTACCGGCAGTCAAGTCAAAGGTACCAAAGATGGTTATATTCAGGCAGATCAAGGCGGCATTAAGATTGATAACGCCATTAGTACCACCACCACTAAAATTGATGAGCGTACCGGTGTCGCCTTTAATATTACTGGCAGTTCCCATAAAGCCAATAATAGCGATGAAAAAGTTATCGGCAGCGAATTAGCGTCAGATGCTAATCTCAAAATAATCAGTAAAGATAATGTTGATGTTATTGGCAGTATGGTAGCAAGTGCCGGTGAACTGGGTATTGAAACGCTAGGTGAAGTTAATGTTAAAGCCGCTCAAGCCCAACAGAAAATTGATGAGCAGAAAAGCAAACTTACTATCTCGGGCTTTACCAGCGATGATGGTAACAACCAATACCAGGCAGGTTTGAAACTGAATCACAGCAGTGAGAGCGAAAAAACTGACAGCATCAAAAATCACGCTGCGTCACTGCAAGGTGGCACAGTCAAACTGGACGCCCAAAAAGACATCACATTTATCGGCTCTAACATCACTGCCACCAAAGGCGATGCAGAAATTAAAGGCGAAAATGTTTCATTTGTCGCTACGCAAGACACTCTCTCCAGCAATAAAACCAAAGAAACCGTTGGGGTTGATTTCCACTACACCGGCGGCATGGATAAAGCCGGCAGTGGTGTAAACGTAGGCTACGAAGATACCCAAACCAGCACTGACAAATCAACCTCCGTGGTCTCGGGTTCACAGGTAGCGGGTAATCTGAATATCACCGCAACACAAGACGTCACCAATCAGGGAACGGACCATAACGTCGGTGGCGCTTATCAGGCTCAGGGCAATAATATCCATAATCTGGCCGCTGAGAATAGTGAAAAAACGCATACCAAAACCACCAAGGTTGATGTCGGTTATGAGGCCAATATTGCTTATGGCGAAGTGACCCGCCCGGTTGAAAAAGTGATAGCCGATGGGCAAAAACTGGATATTGGCGGCATGGTTGAAGCGGTAGGCGAAGTGGGCGCGCCTAACGCTGGGATAGATCTTGCGGCTAAAGGTGGAACCAAAGAGACCCACCTCAACAGTAACCAATCTGTCGTAACATCAATCAAAGGCGGTAACATCGCGCTCAATGCCAACGGCGAAGTCAAAGATCAAGGCACAAAATATCAAGCGGACAAAGGAGCCATTACGCTGGATGCATCGCGTCATACCTTTGAAGCTACCGTTAATCGTGTTGACCAACATGTTACAGAAACCTTCGGCGAAGCAGATATTCGAGTTTACACCTCTACAGGCAAAGACATTACCCTTGATGGTAAGGGCAAAGGGGGATCGACAGATCAGCATATAAAAGGTGAAATTGCGCAAGTTGGTAGCATGAACGCAGCAAATGGCGTCAATATCAATGTGAAACAGGATGCGAGCTATCAAGGCACAAATATCAATGCAGGTAGTGGCAAAACTACGGTTAGCGCAGGCGGTAATATTGTTTTTGATCAAGTCACTAACCACACCAGTGAAAACCATAATAACGTTGAGGCTAATGCCAAAGCGAACCTTGGTACTAACGTCGGCAGTAAAAACTTCGGTGCCGGTTTAGGTGGCGGTAACAGTAAGGGGCAAAGCAGTACCTCCGTTGCCCAAGTCAGTCATCTGCAAGGCCAGCAAGGTATTGAGCTGAATGCAGGGAAAGATTTGACACTCACCGGCACCTCGTTCGACAGTAAAGAACAAGCTACCGGTGATATTCTGCTGGCAGCCGGTGGCAAAGTCGATATTCTGGCCGCGCAATCACAGGGGTCGAAGCAGGATATGACCTGGTCAGCCAGTGCCAATGCGGGTATGAGTACAAGCAGTGGTACCGATAAAAATGGTAAAGGGATAAAGGCAGGCGCAGAAGTTAACGTTGCTAATAAAGACGAGTCAGCCACCAAACATCAAGGCAGTGTGATTAACAGCAATGGCGCAGTCAACATTAAAGCTGGCGGTCACGATAACCAAGCCATCCATATGCAAAATGCCAATATCACCAGCCAGCAAACCACACTGACGGCAGATAATGGCGGCATCATGCTGGAGTCAGCACAAGACCAGGAACACAAAAACAACTGGAACTTCACAGCCGGCGCCAATGGCAACCAAAATAGCTCTTTCAATAAAGATGATAAAGGGGTGGTCGACAAGCAAAGTAGCGAAAAACTCCATAATATCAGCGCTAAATTGGATGTCGGTGTTGAAAAACTGAATGCTGTAATGCAACAAAACACCCATATCAATAGCAACAATATCGCCCTGAATAGCGCCAAAGACACTGCTCTGGCGGGTGCTATGCTCAAAGCTAATGATATTACTGGCACTATCGGCGGTAACTTGAAAGTGCAAAGCCGTGAAGATGTCCGACAGGAAGTTAATGTCAACACTGGCTTGAGTTTCAATCACAGTAACGAGAAACAAGACAGTATGATTAATCAGGTAGCCGATGCGACCCCAATCGGCTCGGATAAAGTGAAAAAAACCCTGACCACTAAATCCAATAAGTTATTCGATAAAGTTAAAAAGCAATATGACCAAGTTTCAAGCTACTTTGGTTCTAAAGAAGAAGATAACGTACAACCCCTCAGCTATACCAAAAAGGGGAGCAATGAAACGCTAACCGAGTCTAAGGAAGAAGCAGAAACCGAAGATAAATGGTGGCAGAAAGGTGCCAAAGCAGCAGGCAAAAAAATCAAAAGTAATGTTCAGGATGAACAAGTCAAAGGTGGCAGCGGCAAAGCTAAAGTTGAAGTGGAAGTCGTTGAAAATAAAGCGGTTGAAGAACAATCAGCCATTAGCGGCACACAGTCAGTTAATTTGAACGTAGCCGGTAAAACTGAACTAATCGGTGGAAAAATAACCAATAGAGACAGCGATGTAAACTTACAAACCAATGGTCTGGAATTACAGGATATCAACGGCAAACACACCCAGGGCGGAGCGAGAGTAAATGCATCGTCTAAAGTTACCGAGATAATTGGTGGTGGCGTCAGTGAAATGATGGAAGGCAAAACACCGCTGCTAGGCGCTCATGGTGGCTCCGAACAGAAAAATGCCGTAGCCGGTGTGACGCGAGGCTAA
- a CDS encoding ShlB/FhaC/HecB family hemolysin secretion/activation protein gives MIKKRTALCFLLSTGAHANMTPGVDIPSPINESRQNLQNSSTEINHLIEERRLPHVKQPEAEIETPENSAPELDDNAQCLPISGVYIQGITLLTEADLETLSPIPEQCIGSENINLLARELTQLYLNKGYITARVQFIPPDNEGELGFDVTEGFIESIESVDPELNGENVFPNMIGEPLNIKQLDQGLDQANRLPSNKITVDILPGKEAGGSILRLSNIRSKPWHLTTSLDNYGNKSTGKWLSRNAFSFDNPLGLSDSLSLNISSTTDNPQKNHSRAYSLFYSVPYGALTFSGFGSYSEYLYPVQLQFNTIELQGKTQQHGLRTDYVFYRDQDQINGLSAQLTYKQAENYFNEQKIAVSSPTLTVFELGINHLHILPTGIFNVNVSIEQGLSLLGADQNISASYQDSQFTKAKAAVTSNQYFKLFDDFYLFSNQFYGQYTRDRLPGVEWLSVTDSNAIRGFSRNTLSADRGWYLQNTLSRNFTLGNTTLTPRLGADVGRIQQSSPGWSSAMGLSAGINLSYRDIKLDIEASRGHLLSGKTENKDPTQILARFSYSF, from the coding sequence ATGATAAAAAAACGTACCGCATTATGTTTTTTATTGAGCACGGGCGCTCACGCTAACATGACTCCGGGGGTAGATATTCCCTCTCCGATCAATGAATCACGCCAGAACTTACAGAACAGCAGCACTGAAATTAATCACTTAATAGAAGAGCGTCGTCTGCCTCATGTTAAACAGCCTGAGGCAGAGATAGAAACGCCCGAAAATAGTGCACCTGAATTAGATGATAACGCGCAATGTCTTCCCATTAGCGGCGTCTATATTCAGGGTATTACCTTATTGACTGAGGCGGATTTAGAGACTTTAAGCCCAATACCGGAGCAATGTATTGGTAGCGAAAACATTAATCTGTTGGCGCGTGAACTCACTCAACTTTATCTTAACAAAGGTTATATTACCGCCCGCGTCCAGTTTATTCCTCCCGATAACGAGGGCGAATTGGGTTTCGATGTAACTGAAGGTTTTATTGAGAGCATCGAAAGTGTTGACCCAGAATTAAACGGTGAAAATGTTTTCCCCAATATGATCGGGGAACCATTAAATATTAAACAACTCGACCAAGGGCTCGATCAAGCTAACCGTTTACCCTCCAATAAAATAACTGTTGATATTTTACCAGGAAAAGAGGCGGGCGGCTCAATTCTCAGATTGAGTAATATCCGGTCAAAACCCTGGCATCTGACAACATCCCTGGATAATTATGGTAATAAAAGTACCGGTAAATGGTTAAGCCGCAATGCATTTTCTTTCGATAACCCCCTTGGGTTATCAGATTCTCTCAGCTTAAATATCAGCAGTACCACCGATAATCCACAGAAAAACCATAGCCGCGCCTATTCACTGTTTTATTCCGTTCCTTATGGCGCATTGACCTTTAGTGGGTTTGGCAGTTATTCCGAATACCTTTATCCGGTGCAGTTACAATTCAATACCATCGAACTACAAGGTAAAACCCAGCAGCATGGCTTACGCACCGATTATGTTTTCTATCGCGACCAAGACCAAATTAATGGCTTAAGCGCACAACTAACCTATAAACAGGCTGAAAACTACTTTAACGAACAGAAAATCGCCGTCAGCAGCCCGACACTGACGGTATTTGAATTAGGTATTAATCATCTGCACATCCTGCCCACCGGCATATTCAATGTGAATGTCAGCATTGAACAGGGATTATCCTTATTGGGTGCAGATCAAAACATATCAGCCAGCTATCAAGACAGCCAATTCACCAAAGCTAAAGCCGCTGTGACTTCCAATCAATATTTCAAACTGTTTGATGATTTCTATCTGTTTAGCAATCAGTTCTATGGCCAATACACCCGTGACCGATTACCGGGCGTTGAATGGTTGAGCGTCACCGACAGCAACGCTATTCGTGGCTTTAGTCGCAATACCTTATCGGCGGATCGAGGCTGGTATCTCCAGAATACCTTGTCGCGCAACTTTACACTCGGCAACACCACCCTAACCCCGCGGTTAGGGGCAGATGTGGGTCGTATACAACAATCATCGCCAGGCTGGAGCAGTGCTATGGGGTTAAGTGCCGGCATCAATCTCAGTTACCGCGATATCAAACTGGATATTGAAGCCAGCCGTGGCCACTTATTGTCCGGTAAAACAGAGAATAAAGACCCTACTCAGATTCTGGCGCGCTTCTCTTATTCCTTTTAA
- the panS gene encoding ketopantoate/pantoate/pantothenate transporter PanS → MLVKITRLFPLWALLLSVAAYFRPTTFIGIGPYVAPLLMLIMFAMGVTLRLDDFKRVLSRPAPVAAATFLHYLIMPLTAWILAILFRMPPDLSAGMVLVGSVASGTASNVMIYLAKGDVALSVTISAVSTLVGVFATPLLTRLYVDATISVDVVGMLKSILQIVVIPISAGLIIHHTFTKTVKRIEPYLPAMSMVCIVAIISGVVAGSQSHIASVGFVVIIAVILHNGIGLLSGYWGGKLFGFDESTCRTLAIEVGMQNSGLAATLGKIYFSPLAALPGALFSVWHNLSGSLLAGYWSGKPVEKDKK, encoded by the coding sequence ATGTTAGTAAAAATCACCCGGCTGTTCCCGCTGTGGGCGCTGCTGCTGTCAGTCGCGGCCTATTTCCGCCCGACCACCTTTATCGGTATCGGGCCTTATGTCGCCCCGTTACTAATGTTGATCATGTTTGCTATGGGGGTCACTCTGCGGCTGGATGATTTCAAGCGTGTACTCTCGCGCCCAGCACCGGTAGCCGCGGCAACTTTCCTGCATTATCTGATTATGCCGCTCACTGCCTGGATTCTGGCGATACTATTCCGTATGCCACCGGACTTGTCTGCCGGTATGGTACTGGTAGGCAGCGTTGCCAGTGGGACAGCATCTAATGTGATGATTTATCTGGCCAAAGGAGATGTCGCGTTATCAGTGACCATCTCTGCGGTTTCTACCCTGGTGGGGGTTTTTGCCACGCCATTACTGACCCGTTTATATGTCGACGCCACCATCAGTGTTGACGTCGTGGGAATGCTGAAAAGTATTCTGCAAATCGTGGTCATCCCTATTAGCGCAGGGCTGATTATCCATCACACCTTTACTAAAACGGTGAAACGCATTGAGCCTTATCTACCGGCGATGTCGATGGTCTGTATTGTCGCTATCATTAGTGGCGTGGTCGCCGGTAGCCAGAGTCATATCGCTTCAGTGGGTTTCGTGGTGATTATTGCGGTTATCCTGCATAACGGTATTGGCCTGTTAAGTGGTTACTGGGGCGGGAAACTGTTCGGCTTTGATGAATCTACCTGCCGCACACTGGCCATTGAAGTCGGTATGCAAAACTCAGGACTCGCGGCTACGTTGGGTAAAATTTACTTCTCGCCACTGGCTGCCCTACCCGGCGCATTGTTCTCGGTCTGGCATAACCTCTCCGGTTCACTACTGGCGGGCTACTGGTCAGGTAAACCAGTAGAGAAAGATAAAAAGTAA
- a CDS encoding lysine-sensitive aspartokinase 3 (catalyzes the formation of 4-phospho-L-aspartate from L-aspartate and ATP; functions in amino acid biosynthesis; lysine sensitive) encodes MIQAAPQQSRSAPSATVVAKFGGTSVADFAAMSRSADVVLSNPDVRLVILSASAGITNLLVALADGCEPEKRELHLAEISRIQSDILAKLGNPVVIRDEIERMLENIAMLSEAASLATSAALTDELVSHGELMSTLLFVELIRQRQVAVEWFDVRKIMRTNDRFGRAEPDTQLLSELAQTQLAPRIAQAIVVTQGFIGSESKGRTTTLGRGGSDYTAALLGEALNVGRIDIWTDVPGIYTTDPRVVPAAKRIDKIAFEEAAEMATFGAKVLHPATLLPAVRSDIPVFVGSSKDPAAGGTLVCNETESPPLFRALALRRKQTLLTLHSLNMLHARGFLAEVFNILARHNISVDLITTSEVSVALTLDTTGSTSTAGSLLTTSLLTELSSLCRVEVEENLALVAIIGNNLSQACGVGKEVFGVLDPFNIRMICYGASSHNLCFLVPGNDAEKVVQTLHHNLFE; translated from the coding sequence ATGATTCAAGCAGCACCCCAGCAGAGCCGCAGCGCCCCTTCTGCGACCGTGGTTGCCAAATTTGGTGGCACCAGCGTGGCAGATTTTGCTGCCATGAGTCGCAGCGCCGATGTGGTTTTATCGAACCCGGACGTTCGTTTGGTTATCTTGTCAGCTTCGGCTGGAATTACCAATCTGTTGGTCGCCCTTGCCGATGGCTGTGAGCCTGAAAAGCGTGAACTTCATTTAGCAGAAATTAGTCGAATTCAATCCGATATTCTAGCCAAACTCGGCAATCCGGTGGTTATCCGCGATGAAATTGAACGCATGCTGGAAAACATCGCCATGCTGTCTGAAGCGGCCAGTCTGGCAACGTCTGCGGCGTTAACCGATGAACTGGTGAGTCACGGCGAATTGATGTCTACACTGCTGTTTGTCGAGCTAATACGCCAGCGTCAGGTGGCAGTGGAATGGTTTGATGTACGTAAAATCATGCGAACCAATGACCGTTTTGGTCGTGCTGAACCGGATACCCAATTGCTGTCTGAATTAGCTCAAACGCAATTGGCCCCGCGTATCGCGCAGGCCATTGTTGTCACACAAGGCTTTATCGGCAGTGAAAGCAAAGGGCGCACCACTACCCTTGGCCGTGGCGGTAGCGATTACACCGCCGCGTTACTGGGTGAAGCACTGAATGTTGGCCGCATTGATATCTGGACAGATGTCCCTGGGATTTATACCACCGATCCACGGGTGGTTCCGGCAGCAAAACGCATCGATAAAATTGCTTTCGAAGAAGCGGCTGAAATGGCGACATTTGGTGCCAAAGTCTTGCATCCGGCCACCCTGCTGCCAGCCGTGCGCAGTGATATTCCAGTGTTTGTCGGCTCAAGCAAAGACCCAGCGGCTGGCGGCACCTTAGTCTGTAATGAAACCGAGAGTCCACCACTGTTCCGTGCCTTGGCATTGCGCCGCAAACAGACGCTGCTGACCTTACATAGCCTGAATATGTTGCATGCACGTGGTTTTCTGGCGGAAGTATTTAATATTCTGGCGCGCCACAATATTTCAGTTGATTTGATAACCACCTCTGAGGTGAGTGTCGCACTAACTCTCGATACTACAGGCTCGACATCAACGGCAGGCAGTCTGCTGACTACCTCACTGCTGACTGAACTCTCCTCACTATGTCGGGTTGAAGTGGAAGAGAATCTGGCGTTGGTAGCGATTATCGGCAATAACCTGTCACAAGCTTGTGGCGTCGGTAAGGAAGTATTCGGTGTCCTTGACCCATTCAATATCCGCATGATTTGCTATGGCGCCAGCAGCCATAACCTGTGCTTCCTAGTGCCAGGGAATGATGCTGAAAAAGTGGTGCAAACCCTGCATCACAATCTGTTTGAGTAA
- a CDS encoding RNA polymerase subunit sigma-70 yields the protein MRCDITKLTIPLVLEAAGVLATFTYPSKLIGMRLLAAYLPLPLLWQ from the coding sequence ATGCGCTGTGATATCACTAAATTGACTATTCCCTTGGTACTTGAAGCTGCTGGAGTGTTAGCTACGTTCACTTACCCGAGTAAGCTCATCGGGATGCGTTTGCTTGCTGCCTACCTGCCACTACCATTACTTTGGCAATAG
- a CDS encoding glucose-6-phosphate isomerase, with protein MKNINPSQTAAWKALQQHFEQMKDVTISSLFAEDDQRFSKFSATFDDQMLVDFSKNRITSETMEKLQALAKETDLAGAINSMFSGEKINRTEDRAVLHIALRNRTNTPIVVDGKDVMPEVNAVLAKMKQFCDRVIGGDWKGYTGKAITDVVNIGIGGSDLGPYMVTEALRPYKNHLNMHFVSNVDGTHIAETLKPLNPETTLFLVASKTFTTQETMTNAHSARDWFLSTAVSVEHVAKHFAALSTNAKAVGEFGIDTNNMFEFWDWVGGRYSLWSAIGLSIALSVGFEHFEQLLSGAHAMDKHFAETSAEHNLPILLALIGIWYNNFFGAETEAILPYDQYMHRFPAYFQQGNMESNGKYVDRNGTPVDYQTGPIIWGEPGTNGQHAFYQLIHQGTKLVPCDFIAPAISHNPLSDHHAKLLSNFFAQTEALAFGKSLVEVEAEFAAAGKTPEQVAHVAPFKVFEGNRPTNSILLREITPFSLGALIALYEHKIFTQGIILNIYTFDQWGVELGKQLANRILPELTDDKNVTSHDSSTNALINRFKNWR; from the coding sequence ATGAAAAATATTAATCCTAGTCAAACCGCTGCCTGGAAAGCGTTACAGCAACACTTTGAGCAGATGAAAGATGTCACCATCAGCAGTCTGTTTGCCGAGGACGACCAGCGTTTTAGCAAGTTTTCAGCCACTTTTGATGATCAAATGCTGGTGGATTTCTCCAAAAACCGCATTACCAGCGAAACCATGGAAAAGCTGCAAGCTCTGGCGAAGGAAACTGATCTGGCCGGTGCGATTAACTCCATGTTTTCCGGTGAAAAAATAAACCGCACTGAAGACCGCGCAGTACTGCATATTGCTTTGCGTAACCGCACTAACACCCCGATTGTGGTGGATGGCAAGGATGTGATGCCAGAAGTGAATGCGGTGCTGGCTAAAATGAAACAGTTCTGTGACCGCGTGATTGGCGGTGACTGGAAAGGTTATACCGGCAAGGCGATTACTGATGTGGTGAACATCGGTATCGGCGGCTCAGATCTCGGCCCTTACATGGTGACTGAAGCACTGCGCCCGTACAAAAATCATCTGAATATGCATTTCGTTTCAAACGTTGACGGCACCCATATTGCTGAAACGTTGAAACCGTTGAACCCAGAAACCACGCTGTTCCTGGTGGCATCAAAAACCTTCACTACCCAAGAAACCATGACCAACGCCCACAGTGCGCGTGACTGGTTCCTGTCTACTGCGGTTTCTGTGGAACATGTCGCCAAACACTTTGCTGCATTGTCGACCAATGCCAAAGCTGTGGGTGAGTTTGGCATTGATACCAACAATATGTTTGAATTCTGGGATTGGGTTGGTGGCCGTTACTCGCTGTGGTCCGCCATTGGTTTGTCTATCGCGCTGTCGGTTGGTTTCGAACACTTCGAACAACTGCTGAGTGGTGCGCATGCCATGGATAAACACTTCGCCGAAACGTCTGCGGAGCACAACCTGCCTATCCTGCTGGCATTGATCGGCATCTGGTATAACAATTTCTTCGGTGCAGAAACCGAAGCTATCCTGCCTTACGATCAGTACATGCACCGTTTCCCAGCTTACTTCCAGCAGGGCAATATGGAATCTAATGGTAAGTATGTGGATCGTAACGGTACCCCAGTGGATTACCAGACCGGCCCTATTATCTGGGGTGAACCAGGTACTAACGGCCAACATGCGTTCTATCAGTTGATCCATCAGGGCACCAAATTGGTTCCTTGTGACTTTATTGCACCGGCTATCAGTCATAACCCACTGAGTGATCATCACGCGAAGCTGCTGTCGAACTTCTTTGCCCAGACCGAAGCACTGGCATTTGGCAAATCACTAGTTGAAGTTGAAGCTGAATTTGCTGCGGCAGGCAAAACCCCTGAGCAAGTGGCTCATGTCGCGCCATTTAAAGTGTTTGAAGGCAATCGCCCAACCAACTCCATCCTGCTGCGTGAAATTACGCCGTTCAGCCTGGGTGCATTGATTGCGCTGTATGAACACAAAATCTTCACCCAAGGGATTATCCTGAATATCTATACCTTCGACCAATGGGGTGTTGAGCTGGGTAAACAACTGGCTAATCGCATCTTGCCAGAACTGACAGATGATAAAAACGTAACCAGTCATGACAGTTCTACCAATGCGTTGATTAACCGTTTCAAGAACTGGCGTTAA